A genomic segment from Mastomys coucha isolate ucsf_1 unplaced genomic scaffold, UCSF_Mcou_1 pScaffold7, whole genome shotgun sequence encodes:
- the LOC116082269 gene encoding ubiquitin-conjugating enzyme E2 S-like, protein MNSNVENLPPHIIRLMYKEVTTLTADPPDGIKVFPNEEDLTYLQVTIEGPEGTPYAGGRFRMKLLLGKDFPASPPKGYFLTKIFHPNVGPNGEICVNVLKRDWTAELGIGHVLLTIKCLLIHPNPESALNEETGRLLLENYEEYAAPACLLTEIHGGACSTSSGRTEATRDLASGASVSSVDPMTPGVLGGAEGPKVKKHAGERDKKLAAKKKLDKKRALRRL, encoded by the coding sequence ATGAACTCCAATGTAGAGAATCTGCCTCCCCACATCATCCGCCTAATGTACAAGGAGGTGACAACACTGACGGCAGACCCACCTGATGGCATTAAAGTCTTCCCCAATGAGGAGGACCTCACATACTTGCAGGTTACCATCGAGGGCCCCGAAGGGACTCCCTATGCTGGAGGTCGGTTTCGAATGAAGCTCCTATTGGGGAAGGActtccctgcctccccacccaaGGGTTACTTCCTGACTAAAATCTTCCACCCAAATGTGGGCCCCAATGGCGAGATCTGTGTCAATGTGCTCAAGAGGGACTGGACAGCTGAGTTGGGCATAGGACATGTGCTGCTGACCATCAAGTGCCTGCTGATCCACCCTAACCCAGAGTCTGCACTCAATGAGGAGACCGGCCGCCTGCTTTTGGAGAACTACGAAGAGTATGCTGCCCCGGCCTGTCTGCTCACAGAAATCCATGGGGGTGCATGTAGCACCAGCAGTGGGAGGACTGAGGCTACCCGGGACCTGGCCAGTGGGGCTTCAGTCTCCTCTGTTGACCCTATGACCCCAGGGGTCctaggaggagctgagggtccCAAGGTCAAGAAACATGCAGGTGAGCGAGATAAGAAGCTGGCAGCCAAGAAAAAGTTGGACAAGAAGCGAGCACTGAGACGACTGTAG